A DNA window from Anastrepha ludens isolate Willacy chromosome 6, idAnaLude1.1, whole genome shotgun sequence contains the following coding sequences:
- the LOC128868624 gene encoding uncharacterized protein LOC128868624 has protein sequence MEDEVVSAEKHTLLQLKAWCTAVGINANGAKASLAARLSQLSEEARGLCPASESVDLIYEVSDNVTGRNNESDSDADTIAAHNVAVNVADKVAVNVMDKVADKVTVNVEDTAKNVAANAAVNEAGNTMANLVDNSAEKKAYYKVEDNGEKVQQRQGDTVVEVTNDDGAVRVQKALARKCSGTFGDLLTRNSDAKEKNGMSNGTVEDSIKMSLLQREIELLKLQKAQLEREKTISKVATEGVAFETLKDVIPAYDGGDGFKAWHNQLLHLREVVQVNDAVLGVVIHTKLKGAALAWYNAKPMFPKKVDELLREMESVFGAGESKLDRRRKFEKRMWSSEESFANYFNDKCLLGGELNLGDEELADYLIEGIPDRQLRNQARLQNFTTANDVLRAFRSISLPEHTEPKQRTVERMRCYNCNCSGHYAKDCRKPKREAGSCFACGQLGHYAAECKQHKKNKNTFNV, from the exons ATGGAAGACGAGGTGGTGAGTGCCGAAAAACATACACTCCTCCAATTAAAGGCCTGGTGTACGGCCGTTGGCATAAACGCAAACGGTGCAAAAGCGTCGCTCGCGGCAAGGCTGAGCCAGTTGTCAGAAGAAGCGCGCGGATTGTGCCCAGCAAGCGAATCAGTAGATCTGATTTATGAGGTCAGTGACAACGTTACCGGAAGAAACAACGAGTCGGACAGTGACGCAGACACCATAGCAGCACACAACGTAGCGGTCAACGTGGCGGACAAAGTAGCGGTAAACGTAATGGACAAAGTAGCGGACAAGGTGACGGTCAACGTAGAGGATACTGCAAAAAATGTAGCTGCCAATGCAGCGGTCAATGAAGCAGGGAATACAATGGCAAATTTAGTGGACAATAGTGCAGAAAAAAAGGCGTACTACAAGGTAGAGGACAACGGTGAGAAGGTACAGCAACGGCAAGGTGACACGGTCGTGGAAGTCACTAACGACGACGGCGCGGTTCGTGTGCAAAAGGCGTTAGCACGTAAATGTAGCGGTACATTCGGAGACCTTTTAACGAGAAACAGCGACGCCAAAGAAAAAAACGGTATGTCGAACGGTACAGTAGAAGACAGCATAAAAATGTCACTGCTGCAGAGAGAAATTGAGCTGCTGAAGTTACAAAAGGCTCAATTGGAACGAGAGAAAACAATAAGCAAAGTAGCGACTGAAGGTGTAGCGTTTGAGACATTGAAGGACGTAATACCTGCGTACGATGGCGGCGACGGGTTCAAAGCCTGGCATAACCAGTTGCTGCATCTGCGCGAGGTAGTACAAGTAAACGACGCTGTGCTAGGAGTCGTTATTCACACCAAGCTAAAAGGTGCAGCCCTGGCGTGGTACAACGCAAAGCCTATGTTTCCTAAAAAGGTTGACGAATTGCTACGTGAGATGGAGTCAGTGTTCGGGGCAGGTGAGAGTAAGCTTGATCGCCGCAGAAAATTCGAGAAGAGAATGTGGTCATCCGAAGAAAGCTTCGCCAACTACTTCAACGATAAATGTTTGCTGGGCGGCGAACTGAACTTGGGTGATGAGGAACTCGCAGATTACCTCATAGAAGGCATTCCTGATAGACAACTCCGCAATCAGGCCAGGTTACAAAACTTCACCACAGCCAACGACGTACTAAGGGCGTTCCGCTCTATAAGTCTACCAGAGCATACGGAACCAAAACAACGAACGGTCGAAAGGATGCGGTGTTACAACTGCAATTGCTCGGGTCACTATGCTAAAGATTGTCGGAAACCGAAGAGGGAAGCTGGTTCCTGCTTCGCTTGTGGACAGCTAGGCCATTACGCAGCGGAGtgcaaacaacacaaaaaaaacaagaacacgttt AATGTTTAG
- the LOC128866856 gene encoding baculoviral IAP repeat-containing protein 5.2 — MDYAQFGNMMEKNRIDSFKKWPFNENSACSVKKMAEAGFYWSGNEREPDTVTCYVCNKTLDGWEPTDDPWKEHSKHAPQCNFVKYGRKEAELTVHEFINILSVALKARMEQYFNKTIEDFNKWAEKERAKLTLSK, encoded by the exons ATGGATTACGCACAGTTTGGAAATATGATGGAAAAGAATCGCATTGACAGCTTTAAAAAATGGCCGTTTAATGAAAATAGTGCTTGCAGTGTTAAAAAG ATGGCCGAGGCTGGGTTCTATTGGAGTGGTAACGAGCGCGAACCAGACACAGTTACTTGTTACGTTTGCAACAAAACTCTTGATGGTTGGGAACCGACTGATGATCCTTGGAAAGAACACTCAAAACATGCTCCTCAGTGCAATTTCGTAAAATACGGTCGGAAAGAAGCAGAATTGACG GTTCACGAGTTCATTAATATATTGAGTGTTGCGCTTAAAGCGCGTATGgaacaatattttaataaaaccatAGAAGATTTTAATAAATGGGCTGAAAAGGAGAGAGCGAAATTGACACTCAGCAAATAA